CCGTCCTCGCCGGCGGCCGCGTAGGCGTACCGCGGCCACCGGGACCCGAAGGCCGCCTCCAGGAGGGTGAGGGTACGGAGCCGCTCGCGGAGCCGGGCCGGCTCGGGCAGGGCGGCGGCGAAGCCGGAGAGCGCAGTCATGGCCCGAGCGTAGAGGGCGCCTCCGACAGTTCTCAGGCGGCCGTCAGAACGCGAAGACCGGGCCGTCCGTCATCGCGGAGCGCAGCTCGCAGGGGTTGGCGTACGTGGCCTGCCAGCTGACGCGCCTGCCCTGCCAGACGCCGTCGCCGGTGATCGTGACCGGCGCCCACTGGCGCGTACATGAGCGGGTGGGGGCGTCCGCGGTCAGGTCCGTGAAGTTGCCGCCGACCGCGCTCAGTTCGGCGCAGGCCGAGGCGGCGGCCGGGTGGCTGCCGCCGTGGGTGGGGGCGCAGGTCAAGGTCACCGCGCGGAGGACCGTGGCGGTCTCCGCGGTCTCGCCGGCGCCGATGGTGAGCACGAGCGAGGACGGCGGGTACAGCCCGGAGGTCGCGGCCTGTGCGATGCCGGAGGTGGCGGTCCCGAGGAGTGCGAGGCCGGTGGCGGTGGCGAGCGCGGTGAGGGCGAACGAGCGGCTGACGTAGCGCACGGAGGTGTCCCCTTCGGAAGTCAGTGCGAGGGTGGTTGATGGCGGACCGGAGTCTTGCCGACGCACAGGGTGATCGCACGTCGCCCGCGCCTTTCCGGCCGCACACCCGCGAAACCCCCCGACCGACTGGTCGTACGGGACTTCGGGGCCCTTCCTGCCTCCAGTGGTTCAACCATTAACGGCCAACTGACCTGCGAGAACGCGAAATTGGTTGCGTATTGGAGGAATCGAATCCGCATCCGGTCGACCGGAAACACACGCCGCCCGCCACGGAATCCTGCTCCGTGACGGGCGGCTGGGGAGGGCGTCGGGTCAGACCGCGGCCTGCGGGGTGGCGGCCCCCTGGGTCTTCGCGACGCCGAGCCACGAAACGGCCTGGTAGTAGTACCAGGCCGTCTTCTCGCACGACGTGCGCTGTTCGGCGGAATAGCCGGCGCAGACGCGCTTCATGTCCTCGTGGAAGGCGTTGTCCAAGCGGGCCTTGTTGGCTTCGAAGGTGCCCGCCGCCTTGTGGTTCCGGTAGCCGAAGTCATGCCGGGCGCAGGCGTTTGAAAAAGGGAATCCGCCCGGGTTGTCGGGGGAGTAACTGCAGTAGTCCGTCGACCAGTCGAAGCCGTGCTCGGCGTACTGGCCCTGGTCGTTCCGGGCGGCGAGCCAGGCGCTCTGGCTGCCCGCGTCGGCCTGGGTCCAGGAGCTGAGGAGTTGTTCCTTGCCCGGGCCTTCGGCCGAGGCCGCGGACGCGGAGAGGAAGGTGGCGGTGAGCGTCAGGGCGACTGCTCCGAAGGGCAGCGCGAATCGACGACGCATGAGGGACCTCCGAATGTGGGGGGTGGAAGCCTTGCGTGTTTGCGGAGCGGCCAGATCCTGTCACCCCGCACGCGTTTCGCGAGGGTGCGGGTACGAAATCCGCGGTGAATTTCTCGTACGCGCGACAGCCCGGAATGCACACTTCCGCAATTCCGTTTCGCGGTACGCGAATTACCCCGCCCCGCCGAACCCGGCCCTACCCCACCCGGCCCTGCCCGGCAGCTGCCGCCCCACCTCGCCCCACCTCACCCCACCCCACCCTGCCCCGTCCTACCCCTTGCTCACCGCCGTCAGGATCTCCGGCAGCCGGCCCGCCGTGCGCGGGGCCGCCATGCGCAGGCCCGCCCACGCGATCAGCGCGCCCCAGGCCGTGCCGAACGGGAGGATCAGCCACAGCCAGTCGCGCCCGCCGGTGAGGTGGAGCGTGATCGTCGCGGCGACGACCGGGGCCGACAGGAGCGCCGCGGCGACCATGCCGCCGAGGATGGAGATCCAGGCCAGCCCGCCCTGGCCCGGCGCGACGTTCTTGTACGCGCTGTCCTGCGGGATCGAGTACGGGAAGTTCGCCGACGCCACCGCGCCCGTCGCGACCATCGCGCCGAGCAGGGCGAACGCCACGCCCAGCGCGTCCGGCAGGGCCGTCCAGTCACCGAGGGCCGCCGCCGTCGCCACCGTCACCAGCGCCGTGTACGGCAGCGTGATCGCGAGCAGCGCCAGGGCCCGCGCCCGTAGCTCCGCGTACGCGTCCTCGGTCGACGCGATCGTCTGCGCCACCATCCAGAACGCCGAGGTGTCCTGGCCGAACTGGTTGTACATCTGGATGCCGAGCATCCCCGACGCGAAGCACGCGAAGTAGATCGTGCCCGTTCCCTGCAGGGCGTTGAAGAGGGGGACGATCGCGCCGATCGCCAGCGACGTCACCCACGCCGCCTTCGTCTTCGGGTCCCGCCACACGTACCGCAGGCTGCGCTGCATGACCGCGCCCGTACGGCCCTCCCAGCCGCCCGCGCCTCCGGTCGTCCCCCGTACCCCCGCCGCCTCGATCGTGGAGCCGTCCGGCGCGGTCATCAGCTTCACCAGGCTCGCCCGCCACCAGAGCAGCAGCGCCCACAGGGCCGCCCCGGCGAGCAGCAGGCCCGCCGCGGCCCTCCCGTACGCGCCCTCGCTCGCCGCGTCGACGGCCGCGATCGCCGAGGCCGGCGGGACCCAGCCGACGACGTCG
This sequence is a window from Streptomyces sp. HUAS YS2. Protein-coding genes within it:
- a CDS encoding subtilase-type protease inhibitor, with protein sequence MRYVSRSFALTALATATGLALLGTATSGIAQAATSGLYPPSSLVLTIGAGETAETATVLRAVTLTCAPTHGGSHPAAASACAELSAVGGNFTDLTADAPTRSCTRQWAPVTITGDGVWQGRRVSWQATYANPCELRSAMTDGPVFAF
- a CDS encoding phospholipase; protein product: MRRRFALPFGAVALTLTATFLSASAASAEGPGKEQLLSSWTQADAGSQSAWLAARNDQGQYAEHGFDWSTDYCSYSPDNPGGFPFSNACARHDFGYRNHKAAGTFEANKARLDNAFHEDMKRVCAGYSAEQRTSCEKTAWYYYQAVSWLGVAKTQGAATPQAAV
- a CDS encoding transporter, giving the protein MSAAEGLTPVFVRLKWALLRNGLRQSAGRATAFAVSLAAALLVAAALLLAFVLMRGSADVDTIAVLLTALLALGWAVMPLFVPSGDETLDPSRLVMLPLQPRPLVRALLVASLVGIGPLFTFCLALGGALALAHGAAGVLAAVLAVPLTVLCCVALSRAVAAANIRLLTSRKGRDLAVLSGLLIAVGIQVVNFGAQRLGQAGSLSVLDPVADVVGWVPPASAIAAVDAASEGAYGRAAAGLLLAGAALWALLLWWRASLVKLMTAPDGSTIEAAGVRGTTGGAGGWEGRTGAVMQRSLRYVWRDPKTKAAWVTSLAIGAIVPLFNALQGTGTIYFACFASGMLGIQMYNQFGQDTSAFWMVAQTIASTEDAYAELRARALALLAITLPYTALVTVATAAALGDWTALPDALGVAFALLGAMVATGAVASANFPYSIPQDSAYKNVAPGQGGLAWISILGGMVAAALLSAPVVAATITLHLTGGRDWLWLILPFGTAWGALIAWAGLRMAAPRTAGRLPEILTAVSKG